The following coding sequences are from one Loxodonta africana isolate mLoxAfr1 chromosome 18, mLoxAfr1.hap2, whole genome shotgun sequence window:
- the LOC100663816 gene encoding large ribosomal subunit protein uL15-like encodes MPSRLRKTWKLRGHVSHGHGSIGKHRKHPGGRGNAGGIHHHRINFDKYHPGYFGKVGMRHYHLKRNQSFCPTVNLDKLWTLVSGQTRVNAAKNKTGAAPIIDVVRLGYYKVLGKGKLPKQPVIVKAKFFSRRAEEKIKGVGGACVLVA; translated from the coding sequence ATGCCATCCAGACTGAGGAAGACCTGGAAACTTAGGGGCCACGTGAGCCACGGCCACGGCAGCATCGGCAAGCACCGGAAGCACCCAGGAGGCAGGGGTAATGCTGGTGGCATCCATCACCACAGAATCAACTTCGACAAATATCATCCAGGTTACTTTGGGAAGGTTGGTATGAGACATTACCACTTGAAGAGGAACCAGAGCTTCTGTCCAACTGTCAACCTCGATAAGTTGTGGACCTTAGTCAGTGGGCAGACAAGGGtaaatgctgccaaaaataagaCTGGAGCTGCTCCCATCATTGATGTGGTGCGATTGGGCTACTACAAAGTTCTGGGGAAGggaaagctcccaaaacaaccTGTCATCGTGAAGGCCAAATTCTTCAGCAGAAGAGCTGAGGAGAAGATTAAGGGTGTTGGGGGTGCCTGTGTCCTGGTGGCTTGA